TGAGCAATGGCCCATGCAATACTTCTTCTATTAGCCACATTAAAAACAGCAATTTTCTTTTTCTCTAACATAGAAACACTCCTTTCTTTTTTGATTTATATGTTAAACCTTTATTAAAAAACTTGCAACTTTCAAAAGATTTATATAGAATATAAATTTAAAAGAAAAATTTCAATTTACTGAAAGGAGCGGAAAAATCTGATTAAAGAATTTCAAAGTAAAATTCCTAAAAATTTCTGAAGACACATATATTTCTGAGAAAGCATTAATCATTGGAGATGTTATTTTAGAGAGAGAAGTAAATATATGGCCCTTTGCAGTATTAAGAGGTGAGTTTGCAAGAATTTATATTGGACGTTCTGCTGTGATTCACGGATGTAAAAAAAAGATTAAAGAGAACGTGCGGTTATATTATGAAATAAGTAAACTTTATAGGAGGTAGAATCCTATGTCCAAAATCTATCTTATGATTCCAGGTCCCACTCCTGTACCCAACGATGTATTAAGAGAAATGTCTCGAGAAATGATTAATCATAGAGGTCCAGAATTTGCAAAACTAATTTCTGAGACCACTGATCTTTTAAAGAAAGTCTTTAAGACAAATAATGATTGTTTCATCCTAACAGCATCAGGAACAGGAGCTATGGAAGCATCTGTAGTAAATTTCTTTTCCCCTGAAGATAAAGTAGTTGTAGGTGTGTGTGGAGTATTCGGGGAAAGATATGCAAAAATATGTTCTGCTTATGGATTAAATGTTGTCAGAATAAAAACTCCCTTAGGAAAAGGAATTGAACCTTATGAATTAGAAAAAGTTCTTGAAGAAAATCCCGACACAAAAGGAGTCTTTCTAACTCATAATGAAACATCTACAGGAGTAACTTTAGATTTGAGAGAACTTGCACCTATTGTAAAGAGAAGAGGGATATTATTATTAGTTGATGCTATAAGTTCTCTTGGTGCTATAGATCTTCCTACTGACGAATTAAATATAGATGTAGTAGTTTCTGCATCTCAAAAAGCTCTAGAAACTCCTCCGGGGATAAGTATGATTTCTGTAAGTCCTTTAGCATGGGAATATTACGAAAAAGCAAAACTTCCAAGATTTTATTGGGATCTTAAAATGGCAAAAAAATCCTTAGAGAAGGGAGCAACTCCATTTACCCCTGCGATTTCTCAAATTTTTGCCCTGAGGAGAGCTTTAGAAAACATTTTATCAAAAGGTTTAGAAAATAATTTTAAAAAACATGTTATTTTAGGAAATGCAGTAAGAAATGGAATTAAATCTATTGAATTTTTTAAACTTCTTGCAGAAGAAAAATATGCCTCTAATACAGTAACACCAGTAATTACCCCATCTGAAATTAACCCCGATGAATTAAGAAGAAAATTAAGACAAGAATTTGGGGTAGTATTAGCAGGAGGTCAGGGTGAATTAGAGGGGAAAATATTTAGAATTGGGCATGTGGGACATATTGAACCTTCAGATATTCTTGTTACCTTATCTTCTATTGAAATTATGTTAGAAAGAATGGGATATAATGGAGTAAGGGGGAAAGCAGTTGGATCTGCAGAAAAAGTATTCTTAGAAAGTTAGGGGGGATATTAATGGATAATAAAAATAAAATTTTAATCTCAGACCCTATAGCAGAACAGGGAATAGAAAAATTAAAAGAATATTTTCATGTAGATTATAAGCCTGGAGTAACAAAAGATGAGTTATTGAAAATTATAAAAGACTACTCAGGATTAGTAGTTAGATCAGAAACAAAAGTAACAAAAGATATCATAGAGGAAGGAAAAAATCTAAAGGTTATTGGAAGAGCAGGCGTAGGTGTAGATAACATTGATGTGGAATATGCAACAAGAAAAGGGATTTTAGTTATCAATGCTCCAGAAGGAAATACCATTTCAGCAGCAGAACATACTTTTGCACTAATTCTGAGTCTTAGTAGAAAAATTCCTCAGGCTTTTTATTCTTTAAAGTCAGGAAAATGGGATAGAAAAAGCTTTATAGGATATGAACTTTATGGTAAAATTTTAGGATTGGTTGGTCTTGGAAGAATCGGCTCAGAAGTAGCAAAGAGAGCAAGAGCTTTTAAAATGAAAGTTGTAGCTTATGATCCCTATATTTCTATGGAAAGAGCAAAAGAATTAGAAGTTGAACTTTTAAATAATCTTGATGAATTGTTAAGAATTTCTGATTATGTATCTTTGCATCTTCCTTTAAATTCTGAGACAGAAAATCTTATTGGAGAAAGAGAACTTAGTTTAATGAAGCCTTCTGCCTATTTAATCAACTGTGCCCGAGGGAAACTTGTAGATGAAAAAGCTCTATATAATGCATTAAAAGAGAGAAAAATTGCGGGATGTGCCTTGGATGTATTTAGTAAGGAGCCTATAGAACCTGATAATCCTCTCTTAACTTTAGATAATGTAGTATTAACTCCCCATTTAGGAGCTTCAACCCAAGAGGCCCAAGAAAAAGTAGCATTAATTGTAGCGGAGGAGATCATAAGATATTTTAAAGGAGAACCAGTATTAAATGCAGTTAATCTTCCTATTATAATCAGTGATGAAATATCACCCTACGTAATTCTAGGAGAAAAACTTGGAAAATTTCTAGCTCAGCTTACTGATTCCTATCCTGAAGAGTTAGAAATCCAAATATGCGGGGAACTTTCTCAAAAACTTGAAACATCTCTTGCTTCTGCAGTAGTAAAGGGATTTTTAGAACCTATTCTAATGGAACCCATAAATTTTATTAATGCTCTTCCCTTAGCTAAGGAGAGAAAATTAAGAATAAAAGAATCAAGAACTCAGGATACAGAAATATATAGGAGTCTCATAAAACTGCAGTTAAAAACAGAAAAGGGATTATTAGAACTTACTGGAACAGTAAACAGAGGGCAAGAGAGAATAGTAAAAATCCAAGACTACTATATAGATCTAAATTTAGCTCCATATTTACTTATTGCTTTCCATACTGATAGGCCAGGAATTATAGGAAAAGTAGGTACCATATTGGGAAAGGAGAATATAAATATTGCTGCAATGCAAGTGGGAAGAAAGGAACTAGGAAAAGAAGCAGTTATGGTTTTAATTGTAGATAATCCTGTCCCTTCTTCGGTATTAAATGAATTAAAATCGGTAGAAAATATACATAGAGTTTATTATGTATGCCTCTAAAAAATTTTTATGAAGCTTTCAAGAGGATTAATTCAGGTATATACAGGAGACGGAAAAGGGAAAACCACAGCTGCTTTAGGGCAAGCGCTAAGAAGTGTGGGACATGGACTTTCTGTCCTTTTTGTCCAGTTTGTAAAGGGTAATAGCTTTTCGGGAGAAATCTTTTCTACAAAATTTCTTCCTAAATTTATTCTTTGGCAATTTGGAAGAGATTGTAAATTTTCTTCTGCTATAAGAGATAATATTATTCCATGTATTGGATGTGGAGAATGCTACATTAGTAAAGAAGGCCCTACAGATCTTGATAAAGAGATCATAGATAAGGGATGGAAGAAGGTAAAAGAAGAGATCCAAAAAGAGAAATTTGATCTAATTATTTTAGATGAAATAAGTTTAGCGATACATTTTAAACTTATTCCCTTAATGGATTTAATAGAAGTACTTAAAAATAAACCCTTTCTCATGGAAATAATATTAACAGGAAGAGATATGCCTGAAGAGATTATATTAATAGCAGACCTTGTAACAGAAATGAAAGAAATAAAGCATCCCTTTAAATCAGGAATTCCTGCCCGTTGGGGAATTGAGTATTAAAATCTAATACTTCCCGTTAATTTATATTGTTGCTTCTGACTTTCTTCAGGAGCTATAAATGGAGCTACTAATGTTGCAAGATCTATCTGAAGAATATTTAATCTTAAGCCTAATCCTAAGGTATAATTCAAGGGATTAGTGATATCTCCTATAGATCCCCACCTTAAAGCTATAAAGTCTCCAATCCACTGCTCTAATCCAAATCTTAAATAGTTCCAGCTATTTTCTCTACTTGCTTTCTCTACATCTAGTAAGTCAATAAATAAACTTGTTTTCTCAAAGGGCTTTAAACTTAATCCAATAGCATATCCTTGGGGTAATGTCACTAAGATTTCCTTTTCTGAATACTTTCTAAAACTAAGTCCATAGCCTACAACTCCAGCCCTAATATTTCCCCAAAGATTTAATAAAATACCTAAATTCCCTTTTAATGTATCCCTTTCTCCCTCTACATATTGAAAACTTGCGCCAACATATATATGAGATGTTAAAGGAAAGGCAAGAGCAGTTTTCCAATTCCTAAAAATGTAAGAATTATTTTCAGGGTTATATATCAAATCTACAGAAAAAGCAAAGGTCGATGTGGAAGGATAAAAATAATTCAGTCTTAAATTAGGATTTTCCTTCAAAGGATAATTAAGAGTCATAGAGAGTTGGGGAAATCTTTTTAAAGCTAAAGTTGCTGGACTAAAAAAATAAGTATCCCCATTACTATCTAATGTAACAAAAGTTCCTCCCATACCCAAAGATTTTGCATCCAGATTTTCTATAGAAACCTGGGAGAAAATAACATTTATAAACAAGATAAATATAAAAGTTGCCACTTTAATTTTCATGAAACTTCTTCTCATATTATCCTCCATTCTAAATATTCGATGATTTCTATCACAAAAATTATGTGATATTTGACATATCTTTTTATATATTCTATTATAACCAAAAAGTATTAAAAATTAAAATGGAAAAAATTGGTTTTTCTTTGACATCCTTAAAAAAGGTATTAGCATTAAAAGCCCTCGATATTGCAAAAGAAAAAGGAGCAGGAGTAGTAGAACTTTTTGGAGATCTTTCTGTTATCTTAAAAGGATTGCCTGCCCAAGATCCTGAAAAAATCAGAAAAAAAGCTGAAAAATATAATATTTTTCTTACCCTACATCTTCCCCTAATAGATATTAATCTAGCAAGTCTTAATGATCTTATATATGAAAGTAGCATAGAAGGTACAATAAAAGCATTGGAATATGCAAGAAAATGTGGAGTTAGATTAGTAGTAGCTCATCCAGGTTTGGTCCCTGTAAGACATTTTCTAATTATTCTTTTAGCAAAAAGGAGATTAAGAAGAGCTTTAGAAAAAATATTAAATTTAGCAGAAAAGTACAATATTGAACTGACTTTAGAAAATACTTCCTTGGATGAAAGAGATTTATTCTTAAAAGTCTCCCATTTTAAAAAATTTTTATCATCCTTTGATGGAAAAATAAAAGTATGTTTTGATTTTGGACATGCAAATGTATCCTCTGATGGATTAACAAAAACCTGGAAAGAATTAAAACCCTTTATATCTCATATTCATATTCATGATAACCATGGGAAAAAGGATGAACACTTGCCTTTGGGAAAAGGTAGTATTGAATTTTCACCATACTGGGAGGAATTAAAGAAATTTAATGGCCCAATTGTTTTAGAAATAAATGATTCTCATAAAAGTTTATTAGGATTATGGAGTAGTTTGGAAAAATTAAAAAAAATAAAGGAGGGGGTTATTCCCCCTCCCTAACTATTGACCCTTTATACTTGTTAAAATCTCCTCCGCCTTCCCACTACATCCTAAAACATTCTTTAATTTATGCTTTACCACTTCTTTGATAGCTTCCCTTGCAGGCCCTAAATATTTCCTTGGATCAAATTCTTCAGGATGTAATGCAAACTGTTCTCTCAATGTTGCAGTCATTGCAAGTCTTAAATCTGTATCAATATTAACCTTACAAATCCCCATTGTTGTTGCTTTCCTTATCATCTCTTCAGGAACACCTTTTGCTCCACCTAACTTTGCCCCATATTTATTTGCCTTTTCCACAAGATCATTAAGAACAGAAGACGCTCCATGAAGGACCAAAGGGAAACCAGGTAATTTTTTTGCAATCGCTTCTAATCTTTCAAAATCAAGTTTAGGCTCACCCTTAAACTTATATGCTCCATGACTTGTTCCAATAGCTATAGCTAAAGAATCAACACCAGTTCTTTCTACAAACTCTACTGCCTCATCGGGATCAGTATAAACTGCCTCTTCTGAAACCACATGCTCCTCAATTCCTTTCAATTTTCCTAATTCTCCTTCTACCACTACCCCTCTTGGATGGGCATAATCTACTACTTTTTTAGTAATTGCAATATTTTCTTCAAAAGGTAAATGGGAACCATCTATCATTACAGAAGTAAATCCAGCATCAATAACTTCTTTACATAATTCAAAAGAGTCTCCATGATCTAAATGAACACAAATAGGAATATCAGGAGCATCCTGCATAGCGGCTTCGATAAGTTTCATTAAGTAAACAAGTTTTGCATAGTTTCTTGCACCTTTTGAAATTTGAAGAATTAATGGTGCTTTCTCTTCCTTTGCAGCTTCTATAACTCCCTGAAGAATTTCCATGTTATTCACATTAAAAGCTCCTATAGCATATTTACCATAGGCTTTTTTGAACATTTCTTTTGTACTTACTAATGGCATCTTATTAACCTCCCTGCTTCTATTAGTTATAATAAAGTATAGCATATTTGTAAGATAGAGTAATTTAAAAAATTTTAATATATTTGTTGACTTTTTATGATAATTTTTGTTTCATATATAAAGCTTAATAAAAGGAGGAGATAAATATGAATTTAGATAGAAATATTTTTAGAATGTATGATATAAGGGGAGAAGTAGATAAGAATCTAACAGAAGAAGTAGTTAACTTAGTTGGAAAAGCATACGGGATAAAACTAAAGGAAAAGATAAAGAAAGAAAATTTAAAAGTATCTGTTGGACATGATGTTAGATTATCCTCTAAAAGATTTTCAGAAGCACTAATAGATGGAATTACCTCTCAAGGAATAGATGTTGTATTTTTAGGTCTAATTCCCACTCCCGTTTTATATTTCTCTTTATTTAATCTTCCCGTTGATGGAGGAATAATGATTACAGGGAGCCATAATCCTCCTCAATTTAATGGTATGAAAATATGTATTGGAAAAGAAACAATATTTGGAGAAGAAATTCAAGACCTTTATAGGATTGCTATGGAATTA
This genomic stretch from Dictyoglomus sp. harbors:
- the serA gene encoding phosphoglycerate dehydrogenase; protein product: MDNKNKILISDPIAEQGIEKLKEYFHVDYKPGVTKDELLKIIKDYSGLVVRSETKVTKDIIEEGKNLKVIGRAGVGVDNIDVEYATRKGILVINAPEGNTISAAEHTFALILSLSRKIPQAFYSLKSGKWDRKSFIGYELYGKILGLVGLGRIGSEVAKRARAFKMKVVAYDPYISMERAKELEVELLNNLDELLRISDYVSLHLPLNSETENLIGERELSLMKPSAYLINCARGKLVDEKALYNALKERKIAGCALDVFSKEPIEPDNPLLTLDNVVLTPHLGASTQEAQEKVALIVAEEIIRYFKGEPVLNAVNLPIIISDEISPYVILGEKLGKFLAQLTDSYPEELEIQICGELSQKLETSLASAVVKGFLEPILMEPINFINALPLAKERKLRIKESRTQDTEIYRSLIKLQLKTEKGLLELTGTVNRGQERIVKIQDYYIDLNLAPYLLIAFHTDRPGIIGKVGTILGKENINIAAMQVGRKELGKEAVMVLIVDNPVPSSVLNELKSVENIHRVYYVCL
- a CDS encoding alanine--glyoxylate aminotransferase family protein; translated protein: MSKIYLMIPGPTPVPNDVLREMSREMINHRGPEFAKLISETTDLLKKVFKTNNDCFILTASGTGAMEASVVNFFSPEDKVVVGVCGVFGERYAKICSAYGLNVVRIKTPLGKGIEPYELEKVLEENPDTKGVFLTHNETSTGVTLDLRELAPIVKRRGILLLVDAISSLGAIDLPTDELNIDVVVSASQKALETPPGISMISVSPLAWEYYEKAKLPRFYWDLKMAKKSLEKGATPFTPAISQIFALRRALENILSKGLENNFKKHVILGNAVRNGIKSIEFFKLLAEEKYASNTVTPVITPSEINPDELRRKLRQEFGVVLAGGQGELEGKIFRIGHVGHIEPSDILVTLSSIEIMLERMGYNGVRGKAVGSAEKVFLES
- a CDS encoding cob(I)yrinic acid a,c-diamide adenosyltransferase; translation: MKLSRGLIQVYTGDGKGKTTAALGQALRSVGHGLSVLFVQFVKGNSFSGEIFSTKFLPKFILWQFGRDCKFSSAIRDNIIPCIGCGECYISKEGPTDLDKEIIDKGWKKVKEEIQKEKFDLIILDEISLAIHFKLIPLMDLIEVLKNKPFLMEIILTGRDMPEEIILIADLVTEMKEIKHPFKSGIPARWGIEY
- a CDS encoding sugar phosphate isomerase/epimerase, which gives rise to MEKIGFSLTSLKKVLALKALDIAKEKGAGVVELFGDLSVILKGLPAQDPEKIRKKAEKYNIFLTLHLPLIDINLASLNDLIYESSIEGTIKALEYARKCGVRLVVAHPGLVPVRHFLIILLAKRRLRRALEKILNLAEKYNIELTLENTSLDERDLFLKVSHFKKFLSSFDGKIKVCFDFGHANVSSDGLTKTWKELKPFISHIHIHDNHGKKDEHLPLGKGSIEFSPYWEELKKFNGPIVLEINDSHKSLLGLWSSLEKLKKIKEGVIPPP
- the fba gene encoding class II fructose-1,6-bisphosphate aldolase, with the translated sequence MPLVSTKEMFKKAYGKYAIGAFNVNNMEILQGVIEAAKEEKAPLILQISKGARNYAKLVYLMKLIEAAMQDAPDIPICVHLDHGDSFELCKEVIDAGFTSVMIDGSHLPFEENIAITKKVVDYAHPRGVVVEGELGKLKGIEEHVVSEEAVYTDPDEAVEFVERTGVDSLAIAIGTSHGAYKFKGEPKLDFERLEAIAKKLPGFPLVLHGASSVLNDLVEKANKYGAKLGGAKGVPEEMIRKATTMGICKVNIDTDLRLAMTATLREQFALHPEEFDPRKYLGPAREAIKEVVKHKLKNVLGCSGKAEEILTSIKGQ